A window of Deinococcus sp. YIM 134068 genomic DNA:
GCGGGCCGGGCCGAGGAGGCGGTGGACAGCCTGCGCGAGGCACTGGAGCGGCTGCTCCAGGACCGCGATCAGGGACGGTACAAGCCCGACATTGAGGAACTGTCCGAGCTGACCCACAGCGCCCTGCTGGAGCCGGAGGTCGCGCCATTCATGGAGGCGGTGCTGGAGAAGCTCTCGGCGGTGGCGGGCGGCACCCTGCTGGACGACGAGCGGCTGAGCCACGTACAGGTCCAGACGCTCGGGCGCGTGCGGGTGACGCGCGACGGCCAGCCGGTGCCCTTCGAGTTGCACGGAAGCGCCCTGCTGCTGGTGTACCTGAAGCTGTATCCGGGCCGCACCCGGCAGGAGATTCAGCTCGACCTCTACCCCGACAAGGAGCCGACGGCGGGGTCGAACTACATCCGCAGCGCGATCCGCGAGTTGCGCGAGGGGCTGGGGCGCGAGAGCGTGGTGCATTCGGGGCCGCACAACCAGCCGCGCTACTCGCTGGGATCGGGGCTGAGCCTCACGCTGGACGTGGAGGACCTGCGCCGCGCCGTGGGCGAGGACGACGCCGCGCGCATCCTCGCACTGTACCGGGGGCCGTTCATGCCGCCTGTCACCGACAGCGAGTGGGCCGATCAGCTCCGCGACGAGTTGCAGACGGCGGTGACGCTCGCCCTGCGCGGGCAGATGCGCGCGGCACAGGGGCGGGGCGACCTGCGCCGGGCGCTCCTCCTCGCCAACCAGTACCTGCGGGTGGACCCCTACGACCCCGAGGTGCTGGAGGAACGGGTGGAAATCGCCCGCCGGGTGGCCTCGCCGCAGGAGGTGGCCCGGTACGTGGTGGAGTTGCAGCGGATGGGCGGGTAGGGGACTGGGGTAGCCTGCGGGTATGGCGGAGGAGCAGGGGGACGGGCACCAGAACTGGGCGGGGCTGGTGGCGGACGAGGCGCAGCCGTGGGAAACGCTGGCATCGCGGGCGCTGGTGAGCGGCTTTCGCACGGTGCTGGAGGACCGGGTGCGGACGGCCTCGGGCGTGGAGGTGGTCTACCAGTACCGCCCACGCGGGCCGCGCGCCGTGTTCGTGCTGCCCGTGACGGCGGCGGGCGAGGCGGTCCTGATCCGGCAGTACCGCTACCCCCTGCGGGCGACCGTGTGGGAGGTCGTGGCGGGCGGGGTGGAGCGGGGTGAGGACCTGATGGACGCCGCCTCGCGCGAACTCGCCGAGGAGGTGGGGGGCCGCGCTGCCGAGTGGATCGCCCTGCCCGGCTTCTACCCACAGCCGAGCATCAGCGGGGTCGTCTTCTTCCCGCTGCTCGCCCTCGGCGTGACGCTGGGGGACACGGCCCACGAGGAGAGCGAGGTCATCGAGCGGGTGGTCCTCCCCCTCCCCGAGGTCTACCGGATGCTGGAGGCGGGCGAGATAGGTGACGGGCCGAGCAGCCTCACCCTCTGGCACGCGCGGCGGCACCTGCAGGAGCGCGGATGGCTGTGACCCTGCCCGACCTCCCCGCCACGCCTCCGCTCTTCACGACACTGGCGACGGCGCACCGTCTCGACGCCGTAATCGAGGGCAGCGAGTTTCTGGCCTTCGCACAGCGGGCGGACACGCCGGAGGAGGCGCTGGCACAGTTGGCGTCTCTCCGCGCCCGTTACCCCGACGCCACGCACCACTGCTGGGCCTACCGGGTCGGCCCCCTCACCCGCTTCTCGGACGACGGCGAGCCGGGCGGCACGGCGGGGGCACCCATCCTGCGGGCGACCGAGGGGCAGGCGGTGGATCACGTCATGGTCGTCGTCGTGCGGTACTTCGGCGGGGTGAAGCTGGGCACGGGTGGGCTGGCCCGCGCCTACGGGGGCACGGCGGCGGAGTGCCTGCGGACGGCCCCCCACGAGACGGTGCGGCCCCGCGTCACCCTCGTCGTGGGCGTGCCCTTTGAAGGGCTGGGTGCCCTCTACCATCTGCTCGGCACGCTGGATGTGGAGCGGGGGGAGGAGACGTACACGGCTTCGGGAGTGATACTGCCCGTCCATCTCTTCCCGGAGGACGCGCCCGCCTTCGTTCAAGCTCTGACGAACGCCACGCGCGGGGCGGCGACGGTGGAGGGAACCGGGGAATAGCCTTCAGCGTCGCCAGACGAGAAACATGGCGGCGAGCCATAGCGGCCAGAGGAGCCCCACAACGGCCAGGCCGGGGCGGCGAAGCTCCGGCAGCTTCAAGAGCGGCGTACCGAGCCACACGGGCAGCCACAGGTTGATGTACAGCAACAGCCGCAAGGGCCAGGCTTCCGACCCGCGTCTTGACTGTGGGTGTGCCTCCAGCAGGGCGTCTCGCCAGAGTTCCGGCGGCGTCAGGGCGTGCAGCCCAAGCAGAATGAGGACATTCACCGGCAGGAGGGCCAGCCCGGCCCAGCCCAGACGCTCCCGTCCAGCGGCACCGAGGGCCAGACGGGACGCCTGCCAGAACATCCACAGGGAGGCCCCCGCCAGCAGCAACGTCATCCCCCACTCCAGAGGCACCACGCGTCATCTTTGAACGAGAACTCTCTCGTCATCCTTTCACGGCCTCTACACTCCCCGCATGACACTGCCCTACCGCATCGGGTTCGGGGAGGACGCGCACCGCCTCGCCGCCGGACGCCCGCTCATCCTGGGGGGGGTGCCCGTGCCGCACGCCGAGCGCGGGGCCGTGGCCCACAGCGACGGGGACGCCGTGCTCCACGCCGTCGCCGACGCGCTGCTGTCGGGCCTGAGCCTGGGGGACATCGGGGCGCACTACCCGGACACCGCCGCCGAGAACGCGGGACTGGACTCCCGCCTCATCCTCACGCGCTGCCTGGACCTCGTGCGCGAGCGGGGCTACGTGCCCACCAATGTCGCCCTGGTCGTCACGCTCGACCGCCCCAAGCTGGGGCCGCTGCGGGCCGAGATCGCCCGGAGTGTGGCCGACCTGCTGGGCCTCGCCGCGCCCGAGGTCGGCGTGAGCTTCAAGACCTCGGAGGGGCTGGCTCCCGACCATGTTCAAGTACGGGTGACGGTGCTCCTCGCGCGCGGGGAGGGGTGACAGAGGGGACCGCCCCGCCCCTCCTGCGCGTCGTCCTGTTCGAGCCGGAGAAGGCGGGCAACGTCGGCAACGTGGCGCGCACCTGCGCCGTGCTGGGGGCCGACCTGCACCTCATCCGGCCCTTCGGGTTCCACCTCCACGACCGGGAGTTCCGGCGGGCGGTGATGGACTACATGCAGGGCGTGACGTTGCACGAACATGCGAACTGGACGGAGTTTCAGGCGTCGCTGCCGATGGGCGCACGAGTGTGGGCCTTCAGCACCCACGCCACCGCCCTCCACACGCGGGCGGGCTTCCGGCGCGGCGACTTTCTTCTCCTCGGCCCGGAGTCGCGCGGGCTGCCGGGATGGTTGCGGGACGCGCTCCCAGCCGTGAAGCTGCCCCAGCCGGGCGGGGGCCGCAGCCTCAATCTCGCGGTGGCGGCGGGGGTGGCGGCGTTCGAGGCGGCGCGGCAGATCGAGGGGTGGTGAGGAAGTCAGGCGTCAGGCGTCAGGAACGAGGGGGAGCATCACGTCTCCGGGCCATGCGGATGAGCCAGAGAATCACACCCACGAGGCCCACGACGGCTCCCAGGGGAATGGTGACGAGCATCAGCCACCCCGCGACGAAGAGGGTGGAGAGCAGCCCGCCCACGTCCATCCCGGCGACCACGCAGGGGTAACTCCCCGCCTCGTCCAGACGGCAGCCGTTCGCCCCCGCCACCCACGAGGCGAGGAGGACGCCGAGCAGCGGCCCGAACGTGAACAAGGCCCACACGAGGACGAAGGGCCAGACGGGGCGGCGCATGGCGAAAGCGTACCCGGACGCCGGGGAGGATAGGCCGTTTCGCTCATTTCGAGAATTGTCGAACCGTGTAGTTTTGATTCGAGGAGGATCGAAGTGAGGCGAGCTAAGGAGACACAGACGAGGCTGGATAATTTGCAGGCCGCATCAAGGATGCACACCGCCGCGCACTTCCTCACGTACAGGGTGGGGCCGTGGCGAAGGGGGACCGTCCGATGAGCACTGATCTCAACGCCCGCGCCGCCGTCTTCCGCGCCCTATCGCATCCGGCGCGGCTGGCGCTGCTGCGGCTGACGTGGAGCGAACCCCTCTCCGGCGAAACGCTCGCGCGGCTGATGAACCTCGCGCCCGCGACGGTGAGCCATCACCTCGCGGCGCTGTCAGAAGCGGGGCTGACGACCGTGCGCTCGGAAGGGCACCACCGCCTCCACGGGGCGAATCAGGCGGCGCTGGACGTGACGCTGGCGGCCCTCGTGCGCGGGGAGGGAGCCACCCCCACCGCCGAGGACCCCTACCGGGCGCGGGTGCTGCGGGCCTTCGTGCGGGACGGACGGCTGACACGCATTCCCGCCCAGCGCAAGAAACGGGACGTGATCCTGCGCGAACTCGCCGCCCTCTTCGAGCCGGGCCGCACCTACACCGAGCGCGAGGTGAGCGACGCGCTGGCCGAGTATCACCCCGACTTCTTCACCCTGCGGCGCGAACTCGTGGGGCTGGGGCTGCTGACGCGCGAGAACGGCGTGTACTGGCGGGTGGAGGGCGGGGGCCGAACGCCGCAGAGGTCGGACGACCACACCCTGAAGTTGGACCACGCCCCGGAGGAGACGCCGTAGAGTGACGCCCATGACCTCCAACCCAGACTTCGAGGCCAAGCTCGCGCGCTACGCCGACCTTCTCGTGCGCACGGGGGTAAACCTCCCCCAGGGCGGGAAGGTGCGCGTCAATGCCCCCGTGGAAGCCGCGTCCCTCGCCCGGCTGGTGGCCCGCGCCGCGTACCGGGCCGGGGCGGCGGATGTGCGCGTCGTGTATGGCGACGCTTCTCTCGATCTCTCGCTGTATGAGGACGGCAGCGACGAGGCGGTGGACTTCCTGCCCGAGTGGGTGGCCGAGCAGAGTGAACGCCTCGTCGCTGACGGGTACGCCTTCATCAGCCTGACCGGGGAGGACCCTACCCTCCTCGCGGGTGTGGATCAGGGGCGGGTGGCCCGGCGCTCGAAGGCGATGGCCGCCGCCATGCGGAACGTCAGCCGCGCCACGGGCGGCATGGAGGTCAACTGGACCGTCGCCGCCATGAGCACCCCCGCCTGGGCACGGGCCGTCTACCCGGATCTGCCCGAAGCGGAGGCCGTCGCCCGGCTCTGGGACGACATCTTCGCCGTGTGCCGCGCGGACCTGCCCGACCCGGGGGCCGCGTGGGAGGGGCATCTGGACCGTCTGGAGCGCCTGACCGCCCTCCTCAACGAACGGCGGTTCGCGGCCCTCCACCTGCGGAGCGAGCTGGGCACCGACCTCACCGTGGGTCTCGCCGACGGGCACATCTGGCAGGGGGGCGCGGAGACGGCGAAGACCGGCGTCCGGGGCGTGCCGAACCTTCCCACCGACGAGGTGTTCACCGCCCCGCACCGTGAGCGGGTGGACGGGGTGGCGGTCGCTTCCAAGCCCCTGAGCGTGCGCGGCCAGCTTGTCGAGGGCATCCGCGTGCGTTTCGAGGTGGGCCGCGCCGTGGAGATCAGCGCCGAGAAGGGGGAAGATACCCTGCGCCGACTCATAGAGACGGACGAGGGGGCTGCCCGACTGGGAGAAATTGCCCTCGTGCCCGCCTCCGCCCCCGTCGCGCAACGGGGCACCCTCTTCCTGAACACCCTCCTCGACGAGAACGCCGCCTCCCACATCGCCCTGGGCCGCTGCTACCCCACGAACGTGCAGAACGGCGAGAACCCCGAGGCCCTGATCGCGGCGGGCGGCAACGACTCCCTCATCCATGTGGACTGGATGATCGGCACGCCCGGCACCGATGTGGACGGGGTGCGGGAGGACGGGATGCGGGAGGCGCTGATGCGGGGCGGGGAGTGGGTAGTGGGGTAAGCCGTCAGCGATCAGCGGTCAGCCCTCAGCGCAGGAAGCCGAAGCTTAAGCCTCCGTGGCTGACGGCTGACGGCTGAGAGCTGACCGCTCGTTACAATGCCCCCCATGACCCCCTCTGACGCCTACCAGCCCGCCGGCTTTACTCAAACGCCCGAACTCTCCGCCGAGCGCAAGACACGCTTCACGCGCGCACCCGAACTCGGCGACGGCATCGACCCCGGCAAGAGCTACCGCGCGGTGCTGGAGACGAGCAAGGGCCGCCTCGTGGTGGAGCTGTTCGCGGACGACGCGCCCGTGACGGTGAACTCCTTCGCGTACCTGATCCGCCACCACTACTACGACGGGATCAAGTTCCACCGGGTCATCGACGGCTTCATGGCGCAGGGCGGCGACCCGACGGGCACGGGGTCGGGCGGCCCCGGCTACGAGTTCGAGGACGAGTTCGGCAGCGACCACCGCCACAGCGGCAAGGGCATCCTGAGCATGGCGAACCGGGGTCCGGGCACGAACGGCTCCCAGTTCTTCATCACCTTCGGGCCGACGCCGCACCTCGACGGGCGGCACACCGTCTTCGGGCGGGTGGTGGAGGGGCTGGACGTGCTCGACCGCCTCAAGCGCATCCAGCCGGGCATGGGCGGCACGCCGGACGTGATCGAGCGGGCGTATCTCGTGGAGAGCAGCGCCGGGAGCTGAGGGCGGAGAACCCGCGCCGTCATCTCATCCCTGAGCAGAACTTCCCCGTCCCTTAACGCTGAGCCGTGGGAACAGCGTGAGAGGGGCGGGGTAGACTGCTGAGTATGGATAACCGCACGAACCTCGACGACTACCTCGCGGGGCTGGGCATCAGCGACGCGGATGAGAGCGCCCCGCCGCCCCCCGCGCCGGACGCCTCTCAACCCGCCGTGCCCGCCCTCGAGGCCGCGCACGAGGACCCCCGCGCGGTGCTGGAACGCTTCTTACGGGGCCTGACGAGCCGCATCGACCCCGACCTGGGCGTGACCGTCCGCGAGGCCGAGGACGCGCTGGAGGCCGAGATCACCGGGGAGAACGCCGCCCGGCTGGCGGGACGGGACGGGCGCACGCTGGGGGCCATCGAGGTCATCGCCTACACGGTCCTTGCCAAGCAGGCGGGCCGCAACGACCTGCGCGTGCGGGTGGACGTGGGCGGCTTTCGCAAGCGGCAGGCCGACACTCTCGCCAAACTCGCCGAGCGGCTGGCCGTGCAGGTCGCCAAGAGCGGCGAACCCCACGAACTCCAGCCCATGCCCCCCGCCGAGCGCCGGGTCATCCACATCGCCCTCAAGGAGCATCCCGACGTGACGAGCGAGTCCATCGGGGAGGGGGCGTCAAGGCGGCTGGTGATCAAGCCCCGGCATGGGTAGGGGTCAGGGGTAGGGAGCGAGACATAATGCCGACCTCTCCGGCCCACGTTCCGTCCCTCAGCCTCCGCGTCTGGGTCCAGCATGCCGCCCAACGTCTGCGGGAGGCGGGCGTGCCTTCCCCCGAAGCCGATGCGCGGGCGCTCGTGCTGCATGTGTTGAGGCTGGACGGGACGGCCCTGCTGACGCGTGGGGCGGAGGTGGTCACGCCCGAAGACGGTGAGCGGCTGGCGAGCCTCCTCGAACGGCGCGCGGCCCGCGTGCCCCTCCAACACCTGCTCGGTGAGGTGGAGTGGGGCGGCGTGCGGCTGAGGACCGACGCCCGCGCGCTGATTCCGAGGCCGGAGACGGAGTGGCTGCTCCACCTCACGTTGGAGGCCCTGCGCCCCGTGCCGACGCCGCGTGTGCTGGACGTGGGCACGGGCACGGGTGCCCTCGCGCTGGGGGTGAAGGCCGCCCGCCCGGACGCGACCGTGACGGCCACCGACCTCAGCGCCGAGGCGTTGGCCCTCGCCCACGAGAACGCTGTCCTGAACGGCCTGGATGTGGCGTTCGTGGAGGGCAGTCTCCTCGCGGACCTCTCCGGTCCCTTCGACGTGATCGTGAGCAACCCGCCCTACCTGCCCGACGCCGACCGTGCGGGTGCCGACCCGGAGGTGGGGCACGACCCGGCCCTCGCCCTGTACGCGGGGGCGGACGGGCTGGAGGTCGCGCGACCGCTGGCAGCACAGGCCCGCGCGGCGCTCGCCCCCGCTGGCGTCCTGCTCCTCGAACTCGACCCGCGCAACGCCGTCCCCTTCGCCGCCGAACTGCGCGCGGTGGGCTGGCGGGCCGAGGTGCTGGCTGATCTGGTGGGGCGGGAGCGATTCGTGCGCGGGTTATTGGAATCGCCCCCCTGAACAGCCCCCCGATACGTCCATGTCAGCGGTGTTAAGGTGATTCATGGCAGCCCCGCGCCCCCGCTTGGGCCGGGTTGCACAGGCCCCGCCCCACACCCCCGTCCACCCGCGTCCCGTGAGACGCCCCGCGTGCCCGAGCAGCGGTAAGCCCGCCCGAGAGGCGGCGATGGAGACCAAGCATGACCAGCCCCGCGACCCCCGAGCGTCGCCCCGCAGCCGTTGGGGTGACGCCCGTCCTCCTTGTTCCCCAAGCACGTCGCCCCGGAGTCCCCGCATGAGCCGTGAGCCGCTGTACGAGGGCAAGGCCAAGCGCGTCTACGCCACCGCCGACCCGCACGAGTACGTCGTGGAGTACAAGGACGACGCCACCGCCTTCAACGGGGTCAAGCGGGCACAGATTCCCGGCAAGGGGGCCGTCAACAACGCGATCACCGCGCACCTCTTCCCCCAGTTGGAGGCGGCGGGCATCCCGACCCACTTCATCGAGAGGGTGTCCGACACCGAGCAGCGCGTCCGGGCCGTGACCATCGTACCCGTCGAGGTCATCGTGCGGAACGTGGCGGCGGGCAGCTTCTCCAAACGGCTCGGCGTGGAGGAGGGCACGCCCCTCGCCCGCCCGGTCGTTGAATATTGCTACAAGTCGGACGCGCTCGGCGATCCCCTCATCAACACGGACACAGCCATTGCCCTCGGCTGGGCGAGCGAGGAGGACCTGACGCGCATCCGCGAGCTGGCCCTGAGGGTGCGCGAATTCCTGACGCCCTACTTCTTCCGCCGGGGCATCCGCCTGATCGACTTCAAGCTGGAGTTCGGCAAGGCACCGGGCGGCCAAGTCGTCCTCGCCGACGAGATCAGCCCCGACACCTGCCGCTTCTGGGACGCCGAGACGGGCGAGAAGCTCGACAAGGACCGCTTCCGCCGCGACCTCGGCGGGGTGGAGGAGGCGTATGCGGAGATGCTGAGGCGGGTGACGCAAGAGGTCGAGGAGTCAAGGGGTCCAGAGGTCGAGTAACCGGCCTCTCTCGACCTTCCGACCTCTCGACCTCTCGACCCCTCCGAAGGAGTTCCCATGCCCACCTACCACGCCAGAGTCTTCGTCACCCTCAAGCCCTCCATCCTCGATCCGCAGGGGCGTACCGTCGAGCGGGCGCTGTCGCATCTGGACCACGCGAACGTGGCGGGCGTGCGGGTCGGCAAGTACATCGAGCTGACGCTCTCAGGCGAGCGGGAGGCGGTGGAAGCCCAACTCGCCGACATCACGGGGAACGTGCTGAGTAATCCCATCATGGAGGACGCGCGCTGGGAATTGAGCGAGGTCGAGTCGGTGGGCGCGTGAGCACGCCGCAGAAGGTCAATCTGACGGAGAAGTTCGGCCTCTTCGCCGAACACTGGACACCGAAGGTCGTCGGCGAAGTCAATGGGCAGCAAGTCAAGCTCGTCAAGCTCGTCGGCGAGTTCGTGTGGCACGCGCACGAGGACGAGGACGAGCTGTTTCTGGTCGCGCGTGGCGTTCTGCGGATGCGCTTCCGGGATGGTGACGTGCGGCTGGAGGAGGGCGAATTGATCGTCGTCCCGCGCGGCGTGGAGCATCTGCCGGTCGCCGAGACCGAGGAGACGTGGATCATGCTGGTGGAACCCGCGAGCACCGTGAACACGGGCAACGCGGGCGGCGAGCGCACCGTGACCGAGCTGGAGCGCCTGTGACACACGCGACCTCCACTTCCGCGTCCTGCGGAACAGCGCCGCAGGCCACTCCAGTTGCGGTCGCGTGCGCCTTTTCCCACTCGCTCCGCTCGGGTTTCGCCGCCGATGCGGCCTCAACCGGAGGCTTATGAACGTCGCCGTCATCCAGTTCCCCGGCTCCAACTGCGACGCCGACGCCCTGCACGCCGCCCGGCTCACGCTGGACCCCGACGCGCGCTTCGTGTGGCACACCGAGGACGGGTTGCCCACCGGAACCGACCTCGTGCTGTTGCCGGGTGGCTTCTCCTACGGCGACCACCTGAGAAGCGGGGCCATCGCCGCGCGCAGCCCGATCATGACCGCCATTAAGGAACATGCCGAACGCGGCGGCTACGTGCTGGGCGTGTGCAACGGCTTTCAGGTCCTCACCGAGGCGGGATTGCTCCCCGGTGCGCTGAGCCGCAACCGTGAGGTGCATTTCCTGTGCAAGCCCGTCCACCTGCGCGTGGAGAACACGGGGACGGCCTTCACGGGCGCATACCAGAAGGATCAGATCATCGAGGTTCCCATCGCGCACGGCGAGGGCAACTACTACGCCGACGCGGGGACGGTCGCCCGGCTGGAGGACGAGGGCCGGGTAGTCTTCCGCTACGTGGACAACCCCAACGGCTCCCTGAACGACATCGCCGGAATCGTGAACGAGCGCGGCAACGTGCTGGGCATGATGCCCCACCCCGAGCGGGCGGTGGAGGCCCTGCTGGGCAGCGAGGACGGACGGGGCGTGTTCGAGTCGCTGGCCGTTCGGTAGGGAGGAAGGGGCGTGACGTGGGACGGGCTGCTCCTGGGAGCGTCGGCGGCGCTGGGCCTGCTGCTCGTGCTGATGCCCGCCTACTCGGCGGTGCGTTCCCCGGCGGCCCTTCCGTGGGGGCGGGCGGCCCTGGTCCTGGGAGCGTCGCTGCTCGCCGTGCCCGTGCTAACGCTCGTCTTCAGCCTTGTGTTCACCCTCGTGGGCAACCTCGTGCCGGGACTGAATCCGTTCAGGGGTCCTGCCTTCGAACCCGTGGACGCCGGGCTGTTCTCGCTCTTCGTCGGCCTCGCCGTCGCGCTGACGGTGATCTGCCTCGTGCAGTTCCGGTGGCTGCGGGCACGAGTCGGACGCCGATAGCATCCGCCGAATCCCTTCTCCCTCATACCCACCACGGACGACATCTCGCCCCCTCAAGGAGTTGACGTGACCCAGACCCAATCCCTCCGCGACCGCGCCCCCACCTTCGGCCTCACCGCCGAGGAATACGACCTTCTCGTTTCCGGCATCGGGCGCGAGCCGAATGCGCT
This region includes:
- a CDS encoding SARP family transcriptional regulator; its protein translation is MGRFDEAIEQFQQIEPLLSDELSLRNQRWWGTTEFQMGQVEFGLMRCEKAWHGYIALGDEELTGRITQTLGQMYTVIGNDRRALQLYKEALKVLQVDPVPYPRITALHSAATLYLEFRDLDGAEIYIKEARAILARPEYVADQWLTLILTVEADLYRLRGDQHRLHSTLLHLLELVQRSGDHEVRIWTASRLAEFYSEQGQHAKAMDALHKGAGPGQDLPPPLLVTRAVVMRRRGQVELALSDFEAALPSVRAMQDAHLLTRTLLHQADALRRAGRAEEAVDSLREALERLLQDRDQGRYKPDIEELSELTHSALLEPEVAPFMEAVLEKLSAVAGGTLLDDERLSHVQVQTLGRVRVTRDGQPVPFELHGSALLLVYLKLYPGRTRQEIQLDLYPDKEPTAGSNYIRSAIRELREGLGRESVVHSGPHNQPRYSLGSGLSLTLDVEDLRRAVGEDDAARILALYRGPFMPPVTDSEWADQLRDELQTAVTLALRGQMRAAQGRGDLRRALLLANQYLRVDPYDPEVLEERVEIARRVASPQEVARYVVELQRMGG
- the ispF gene encoding 2-C-methyl-D-erythritol 2,4-cyclodiphosphate synthase, with the translated sequence MTLPYRIGFGEDAHRLAAGRPLILGGVPVPHAERGAVAHSDGDAVLHAVADALLSGLSLGDIGAHYPDTAAENAGLDSRLILTRCLDLVRERGYVPTNVALVVTLDRPKLGPLRAEIARSVADLLGLAAPEVGVSFKTSEGLAPDHVQVRVTVLLARGEG
- a CDS encoding Jag family protein; this translates as MDNRTNLDDYLAGLGISDADESAPPPPAPDASQPAVPALEAAHEDPRAVLERFLRGLTSRIDPDLGVTVREAEDALEAEITGENAARLAGRDGRTLGAIEVIAYTVLAKQAGRNDLRVRVDVGGFRKRQADTLAKLAERLAVQVAKSGEPHELQPMPPAERRVIHIALKEHPDVTSESIGEGASRRLVIKPRHG
- a CDS encoding tRNA (cytidine(34)-2'-O)-methyltransferase is translated as MTEGTAPPLLRVVLFEPEKAGNVGNVARTCAVLGADLHLIRPFGFHLHDREFRRAVMDYMQGVTLHEHANWTEFQASLPMGARVWAFSTHATALHTRAGFRRGDFLLLGPESRGLPGWLRDALPAVKLPQPGGGRSLNLAVAAGVAAFEAARQIEGW
- the purQ gene encoding phosphoribosylformylglycinamidine synthase subunit PurQ; this translates as MNVAVIQFPGSNCDADALHAARLTLDPDARFVWHTEDGLPTGTDLVLLPGGFSYGDHLRSGAIAARSPIMTAIKEHAERGGYVLGVCNGFQVLTEAGLLPGALSRNREVHFLCKPVHLRVENTGTAFTGAYQKDQIIEVPIAHGEGNYYADAGTVARLEDEGRVVFRYVDNPNGSLNDIAGIVNERGNVLGMMPHPERAVEALLGSEDGRGVFESLAVR
- the purC gene encoding phosphoribosylaminoimidazolesuccinocarboxamide synthase, translating into MSREPLYEGKAKRVYATADPHEYVVEYKDDATAFNGVKRAQIPGKGAVNNAITAHLFPQLEAAGIPTHFIERVSDTEQRVRAVTIVPVEVIVRNVAAGSFSKRLGVEEGTPLARPVVEYCYKSDALGDPLINTDTAIALGWASEEDLTRIRELALRVREFLTPYFFRRGIRLIDFKLEFGKAPGGQVVLADEISPDTCRFWDAETGEKLDKDRFRRDLGGVEEAYAEMLRRVTQEVEESRGPEVE
- the purS gene encoding phosphoribosylformylglycinamidine synthase subunit PurS; the encoded protein is MPTYHARVFVTLKPSILDPQGRTVERALSHLDHANVAGVRVGKYIELTLSGEREAVEAQLADITGNVLSNPIMEDARWELSEVESVGA
- a CDS encoding DUF2087 domain-containing protein — translated: MSTDLNARAAVFRALSHPARLALLRLTWSEPLSGETLARLMNLAPATVSHHLAALSEAGLTTVRSEGHHRLHGANQAALDVTLAALVRGEGATPTAEDPYRARVLRAFVRDGRLTRIPAQRKKRDVILRELAALFEPGRTYTEREVSDALAEYHPDFFTLRRELVGLGLLTRENGVYWRVEGGGRTPQRSDDHTLKLDHAPEETP
- a CDS encoding NUDIX hydrolase, producing the protein MAEEQGDGHQNWAGLVADEAQPWETLASRALVSGFRTVLEDRVRTASGVEVVYQYRPRGPRAVFVLPVTAAGEAVLIRQYRYPLRATVWEVVAGGVERGEDLMDAASRELAEEVGGRAAEWIALPGFYPQPSISGVVFFPLLALGVTLGDTAHEESEVIERVVLPLPEVYRMLEAGEIGDGPSSLTLWHARRHLQERGWL
- the prmC gene encoding peptide chain release factor N(5)-glutamine methyltransferase, which encodes MPTSPAHVPSLSLRVWVQHAAQRLREAGVPSPEADARALVLHVLRLDGTALLTRGAEVVTPEDGERLASLLERRAARVPLQHLLGEVEWGGVRLRTDARALIPRPETEWLLHLTLEALRPVPTPRVLDVGTGTGALALGVKAARPDATVTATDLSAEALALAHENAVLNGLDVAFVEGSLLADLSGPFDVIVSNPPYLPDADRAGADPEVGHDPALALYAGADGLEVARPLAAQARAALAPAGVLLLELDPRNAVPFAAELRAVGWRAEVLADLVGRERFVRGLLESPP
- a CDS encoding IMPACT family protein, which codes for MAVTLPDLPATPPLFTTLATAHRLDAVIEGSEFLAFAQRADTPEEALAQLASLRARYPDATHHCWAYRVGPLTRFSDDGEPGGTAGAPILRATEGQAVDHVMVVVVRYFGGVKLGTGGLARAYGGTAAECLRTAPHETVRPRVTLVVGVPFEGLGALYHLLGTLDVERGEETYTASGVILPVHLFPEDAPAFVQALTNATRGAATVEGTGE
- a CDS encoding peptidylprolyl isomerase; translation: MTPSDAYQPAGFTQTPELSAERKTRFTRAPELGDGIDPGKSYRAVLETSKGRLVVELFADDAPVTVNSFAYLIRHHYYDGIKFHRVIDGFMAQGGDPTGTGSGGPGYEFEDEFGSDHRHSGKGILSMANRGPGTNGSQFFITFGPTPHLDGRHTVFGRVVEGLDVLDRLKRIQPGMGGTPDVIERAYLVESSAGS
- a CDS encoding cupin domain-containing protein, whose translation is MSTPQKVNLTEKFGLFAEHWTPKVVGEVNGQQVKLVKLVGEFVWHAHEDEDELFLVARGVLRMRFRDGDVRLEEGELIVVPRGVEHLPVAETEETWIMLVEPASTVNTGNAGGERTVTELERL
- a CDS encoding aminopeptidase; the encoded protein is MTSNPDFEAKLARYADLLVRTGVNLPQGGKVRVNAPVEAASLARLVARAAYRAGAADVRVVYGDASLDLSLYEDGSDEAVDFLPEWVAEQSERLVADGYAFISLTGEDPTLLAGVDQGRVARRSKAMAAAMRNVSRATGGMEVNWTVAAMSTPAWARAVYPDLPEAEAVARLWDDIFAVCRADLPDPGAAWEGHLDRLERLTALLNERRFAALHLRSELGTDLTVGLADGHIWQGGAETAKTGVRGVPNLPTDEVFTAPHRERVDGVAVASKPLSVRGQLVEGIRVRFEVGRAVEISAEKGEDTLRRLIETDEGAARLGEIALVPASAPVAQRGTLFLNTLLDENAASHIALGRCYPTNVQNGENPEALIAAGGNDSLIHVDWMIGTPGTDVDGVREDGMREALMRGGEWVVG